The region CGCAGACATTATCGTTAGGGTCCTTACCGAATTCAGTGGAACAACCGCAGAAAATCTTGGTTTTGGTCTTAAGCTGGGCGTGAACTTCAAGCCCGATCACTGTTTCAAATTGAGTCATTATATATAAGCTCCTTTTGCCTCCGGCGGCTTAAACCCTTTTGCAAAAGGGTTTAAGAATCCCAAAACCTTTTACTCTGGCTTCGCCGCGGGTAACATTAAATTATTCTTTTAAATATAATCTATCTACGCAGAGCAGATTTACTTATCAATAAATATACAGGCACATGCGTTTTTAGGTGATGTGCGGGATATTTAAATTCATTACCTGTCCCGATGTAGTAGTCAAGGCGTGTGCCTCTGATGGCTTTACCTGTATCCTGAGCCAGCCCCACTCCGTTAATACGACGAGCGGGACGCCCTCTTTCAGGATAAATATCCGTACGGAACCCCACGATGGAGCCAAGTGGAATCAGTTTAGGGTCGCTTGCCAGACTTATCAGTGACTTAAGAGGCTTACCAATAGCCGCCTGCGGTTGACCTCGGGTTACCTTGAAAAAAATGTAGCTTTCATTATTAGCCATCAGCTCCCACATCTGTTTAGGATGCTTGAGCAGCCAGGCTTTTATCTTGCTGCGGGAAAGCTGACTTTTCTTGAGCACTCCGCTGTGGAGCATGATGCTGCCCAGACCTTTAAAAGGACGTCCATTACTACCGCTGAAAACGGCTGTACGCAATCGCCCGTCAGGAAGACGCAGAACTCCGCCCCCCTGCACATGCATATAGAAAAGATCCACAGGGTCCTTAAGCCATGCAACTTCTAACCCGCGTCCGGCGAGAACTTTATTTACATCGATAGCACGGCGGGAATGATACGGCAGTATCTTACCGTTTTCAACCCGGTAAGCCTTGCGCAACTGTTCCGACCAGGGATGGGTCTGTCCCGGACGTGCTTTGCGAAGATCAGGGGGCAACCTGTAAACAGGATATTTATACGGTCCTTTTTTAGTCAGGCTGGCCTCTATAACCGGGGTATAATATCCGGTCATTTCCGCACCGGACTGAAGTTCATACCAGACAAAATACTTGCCAAGCAACTCCGGATTCCGGTCAAGGCGGGGTAACAGTCTTTCGAGGTCTTCAAGGGATCTACGCAATTGCCCCCATGTCAAACGCAACTCCTTGCGTTTCAGGGCCAGCCCCCCGGACGGGTTGCGCTGCACGTATTCGATTGATTTGCGAATCTGCGGCCCCATATCGCGCCATGTACGCAAACTCTGATTTTTTGCAGATATCCGGCGCGCGGCAATGGTAGCCGATTGTCCGGAAAGCATGGAATAGCGAACCGGACCGGCAACAAACTTTCCGCTGTCCCTTTTACTTTTCCAGACTCTGGTCTTTGTATGCTGATTTGCAGGCCGCTGATTGGACACAGGGCCGATCTTGGCAGCACAACCGCAAAGCAGCACTGAAAACAGACAGATGACCGCCAGTGTTTTAAAGATGGAAACTTTATTCTTCATATAGATTTTTACGGCTCAATAACCACATCACTGAACCGCCCGACTCCGTATTCGCGCCGTCTCAAAAATTTATCCGGCCCTGGGCCGATGATCTGCAATTCACGATGGCGGCGCTGTACGTCCTGCGCTATGTGCATTTCCTTGGTACATCCAGTGGAATACGTTGAGTCCTTACCCGCCCATACGGGGGGAACTTTTTCACCCATAAGTTCAAAGCTGGTTTCAATATCGTCATAAGTCTGAAAACGCCAGATTGTGATATATCCGCTACGCTGCACTTTTTCCCACATGAACATAAGATCGTCAGCATCCATGCCTTCTTCAAAATGCTCGGCCGGGTTGATGATGTATGTGTCTGCCAGCCTGTCGCGCAGATATGCTACAAAGGTATTAAGGACCTTTATAGCCGTATCCACCTGGCCTGGAATACTGCCCACAACGGCACTGTAAAACATAACTGCCTTACGTTCACTTCTCGCCTGCTGCATTTCGGCGATAATCTCATCGGCCTTGGCGGAAATTCCGGCTTCAGTAAATTTATGGACTGTTGGCGATTTGGCCTTGAATTCAAGTTTAAATTCACCTTCAAGATTACGGTAGAAACAGATAATATCGCGGGTAAACAGATTTGTATTTCCGATTAGCCTGCGCCTGTTCCCCCAGCCTTTGGAAAGAATCAGGTCCGATTCCTTCCATGCACGCGCAAAAGTAACACTGCAGCGTATGAGATTAAGCCTTTCACGGGTTCCGTCGGAAATAACGACAAAAGGATTTTCGCGCAGGTGCGACAATAAATCATTTTTTGAAATGCGCTCTTCAGTTATGAACAGCGCATCCTTAAGGGACTCGGCCAGCAGGGAATTGTTCTCCCTGTCCCAGAATGTCGGGGAATCGAACCAGAATCCTTC is a window of Maridesulfovibrio sp. DNA encoding:
- a CDS encoding ARMT1-like domain-containing protein; translation: MSTLPDFTAIKDLKYGEDPVFDAWLLHFMTANHLESIIDPVKNASPEQLRFMVALDENQVFAPCSDWQFNRLVTPGLAADLLDVYVYVWRTLVKLVRNHVSDHYQRKLILNLCRHKFRQALDSSIMIPMRLLKNMITIFLSRSGLDDPYRNRKELLFSRGKAYVESEFFKQAMESCPYPAPECENLADMRFELDMIELERIFRLSSLPDQWSQALFGGDYQLYSKMYARDEVDFSAVRNVFHGNSGGLKILYIPDDTGGLMADLLMIRSLLRQGHNVILSLKEGFWFDSPTFWDRENNSLLAESLKDALFITEERISKNDLLSHLRENPFVVISDGTRERLNLIRCSVTFARAWKESDLILSKGWGNRRRLIGNTNLFTRDIICFYRNLEGEFKLEFKAKSPTVHKFTEAGISAKADEIIAEMQQARSERKAVMFYSAVVGSIPGQVDTAIKVLNTFVAYLRDRLADTYIINPAEHFEEGMDADDLMFMWEKVQRSGYITIWRFQTYDDIETSFELMGEKVPPVWAGKDSTYSTGCTKEMHIAQDVQRRHRELQIIGPGPDKFLRRREYGVGRFSDVVIEP
- a CDS encoding MltA domain-containing protein → MKNKVSIFKTLAVICLFSVLLCGCAAKIGPVSNQRPANQHTKTRVWKSKRDSGKFVAGPVRYSMLSGQSATIAARRISAKNQSLRTWRDMGPQIRKSIEYVQRNPSGGLALKRKELRLTWGQLRRSLEDLERLLPRLDRNPELLGKYFVWYELQSGAEMTGYYTPVIEASLTKKGPYKYPVYRLPPDLRKARPGQTHPWSEQLRKAYRVENGKILPYHSRRAIDVNKVLAGRGLEVAWLKDPVDLFYMHVQGGGVLRLPDGRLRTAVFSGSNGRPFKGLGSIMLHSGVLKKSQLSRSKIKAWLLKHPKQMWELMANNESYIFFKVTRGQPQAAIGKPLKSLISLASDPKLIPLGSIVGFRTDIYPERGRPARRINGVGLAQDTGKAIRGTRLDYYIGTGNEFKYPAHHLKTHVPVYLLISKSALRR